The genomic window GTTGTGTTATAACTTAATCAATATAAAATAAAATGAAAAGATTTTTCAGCACAATTTTTACTCCAAATTAGAAAAACATTTTGCTAATAAAATATTTTAAATTAATTAACTTATTAGTCAGTAAAAACAAACTTTTTTTTGACATATAGCTAAGCTATACTTTGTCAATGAAAATACCCGTTTGACTCTATTTCATATTTATTTGTCAATTTTTATTAATAACTTATCTGTGATTGGTAGCGTCATGGGGTAAGTTGTGGGATGATGAGTGAGTCTTGCAGGGGGCTTCGATGCGGAAATTAGCGTTGATATTGTTGGCGGTACTTTGCTGGTTACAGTATTCACTGTGGTTTGGTAAGAATGGTGTCCATGACTATTTGCGTGTGAAAAATGAAGTTGCAGCGCTAGAGACGTTGAACATGACATTTAAAGTACGCAATGAACGTTTATTTGCTGAAATAGATGATTTGAATGAGGGACGTGAAGCGATTGAGGAGCGAGCTCGAACTGAACTTGGTATGATTAGACCTGGAGAGTCTTTCTACCGTATAGTGAATGAGAATTCTTTTCCCAAACATAAATAAAATTTTTAATTAATAATATCTTGTCGGGCCTCAAAAATATTTAAAAATATTATGACGAAAAAGTAGTGATTCATAAAAAAACAGTCTAGAACAATGAATAAATTCATATCAAATCATAAAATGCAGATTGCTGCTTTAATACCTGCCGCTGGTATTGGCAGTCGCATGAAAGCTGATTGTGCCAAGCAATATTTGAAAGTAGCGGGGAAAACAATTATTGAGCATAGTATATCTGCCTTACTTAAGCAGACAAGAATTTCCCAAATTATTGTTTCGTTGAATAAAGATGATATTTTTTTTCATCAATTAGCTATTGCAAAAAATCCAAAAATTAAAACTGTTACTGGGGGTTGTCAAAGGGCTGATTCAGTTTTGGCTGGGCTGAATTATTTATCAGACAATTTACAGCTAGATCCTTGTTGGGTTTTAGTTCATGATGCAGCTCGACCTTGCTTACATCAAGCTGATTTAGATAGTATTATTCATTTTATTGATAGTCAGCAATCTTCTTATGGTGGTATTTTAGCTGCGCCAGTAAGAGATACAATGAAACGTTCAATTCAAGGAAAAATAGATATTAGTCATACTGTTGAACGAAGTGAACTTTGGCATGCGCTGACGCCACAATTTTTTCCTTTAGCGTTAATAAAAAACTGTTTGACTCAAGCATTAGCGCAAAAAGCAGTAATTACCGATGAGGCTTCTGCGCTTGAATATTGCGGTTACCATCCTCAATTGCTGGAAGGTAGAGTTGATAATTTGAAGGTTACTCAACCAGAAGATTTGATGTTAGCAGAGTTTTACCTTTCTCGCGTTTTATAAGACTATTGTTAGGAGTATCGTTCATGCGGATTGGACATGGATTTGATGTGCATAAATTTGGTGGAGATGGCCCAATTACAATTTGTGGAGTGAAAATTCCCTATGAACAAGGATTAATCGCGCATTCCGATGGCGATGTCGTCTTACATGCATTAACAGATGCTATTCTTGGAGCAGCAGCATTAGGCGATATCGGTAAACACTTTCCTGATACCAGTCCCGCTTTTAAAGATGCAGATAGCCGCAGTTTGTTACGCGAGGCGTATTCGCAGGTGTTAAAAAAAGGATATTGTATAAGTAATCTAGATATCACAATTATTGCTCAAGCACCTAAAATGCTGCCATATATTGCTGATATGCGCAAAAATATAGCAGATGATCTTGGTTGCCATATTGATGATGTCAATGTTAAAGCCACCACGACGGAAAAACTTGGATTTATTGGTAGAAAAGAAGGCATTGCTTGTGAAGCGGTGGCTTTATTAGTAAAGGATAATAGTCATGACGGTGACAGCACTTCAGTGGCTGCATGGTAAACCAGTAGCAAGCGGAGCAATAAAATTAACCGCTGAAGATTTTATTGTGCGTGAAAATCTCGGATTTTTGCCTGAAGGTGAGGGTGAGCACCTCATGGTTTATGTTAGAAAGAAGGGTTGTAATACCCAATTTGTAGCCGAACAGCTGGCGCGTTTTGTTGGTATTTCTCCACGTAGTGTCAGTTATGCTGGATTAAAAGATCGGCAAGCAGTGACTGAACAGTGGTTTTGTCTTCATTTGCCAGGTAAGGAAGATCCCGATATTAATCAGTTTTCACTAGCAGGATGTGAAATTTTGCTAGCGAAACGACAAAAACGTAAATTACGTATCGGTTCATTAAAAGGCAATGATTTTGAGCTAACCATTCGACAAATTAGTGATCAGCAAGCGGTGGAAACACGTTTGCAACAAATCAGAACATTGGGCGTAGCTAACTATTTTGGTGAACAGCGTTTTGGTCGATCGGGTAATAATCTCGTGCAAGCTGAGCGTTGGGCAAAAGGTGAAATTGAAGTTAAGCAGCGAAACAAGCGTAGTTTTTATCTCTCTGCTGTTCGGAGTGTTATATTTAATTTTATCGTCAGCGAACGTATACTCAATAATAAAATACGTCAGATAATGGACGGTGATGTTATGCAATTAACCGGTAGTGGCAGTTGGTTTGTTGCTAAGAGTGAAGAATTACCTCAATTACAAGAGAGATTGCAGGCTGGTGCAATCCAAATCACTGCTCCGCTTTATGGTGAAAAAGAATTAGGAACTCAATCAGTAGCAAAACTGTTTGAACAACGATGTTTAACCCATTTTTCTGTTTTATTGCCATTACTGCAAGCTGAACGAACAAATTTGATCCGGCGAGCGATCGTCGTTGTTCCACAAAATATGTATTGGGAATGGTTAGAAAAGCAATCCCTAAAACTGTCTTTTTCATTACCTAAGGGTAGTTTTGCCACCAGTGTAATAAGAGAATTAATCAATCAATCGACTAAAAATATTATTGATATTGACGAATAGTATTCGATTAAAAATTAATTTTGTCGATGATAATTCTTATTATATTTATATAATAAAATTTGTAATTTAATAATTATATTAACAGTTTGTTTTTTAAAGATATTACATTTTTTGCAATAAGCAGCATTAAGGTAAAAATTTTATTTTGACATTATCAGTTAGATGTTACCACTTGTTTACAACGCTTAATTAGTCAATGTTGTAATTAACTGAAGCTAAAACAAAATTGACTATAAATAGGTGATTAAATTTAAACAATAGGCATTAAAAGCAAGTGAAAATATTAAAATTTAATCAACAATAAGTTTAATAAAAAAATTAGCGGTTAATAGCTAGGACAGTGGTATTCCTGTTTTTATAAAAGTTAATTTACTTATTTTGTCCATTATCGACTGGTCTTGTTGATAGTATTTAATCAACCATCCTTTATACTTTTTTAATATTTATTATAAATTTTTATTGATTGCTGTATTGCTAGTTAGATATTTGGTTAGGATAGGATATTGACTGGATATTATTTTGGCTTCTCTTGTTGATGTTATTTAAAAACAAAAATTGTAATTAGATATTTTATTATTTTTCA from Arsenophonus sp. aPb includes these protein-coding regions:
- the ispF gene encoding 2-C-methyl-D-erythritol 2,4-cyclodiphosphate synthase translates to MRIGHGFDVHKFGGDGPITICGVKIPYEQGLIAHSDGDVVLHALTDAILGAAALGDIGKHFPDTSPAFKDADSRSLLREAYSQVLKKGYCISNLDITIIAQAPKMLPYIADMRKNIADDLGCHIDDVNVKATTTEKLGFIGRKEGIACEAVALLVKDNSHDGDSTSVAAW
- the truD gene encoding tRNA pseudouridine(13) synthase TruD, whose amino-acid sequence is MTVTALQWLHGKPVASGAIKLTAEDFIVRENLGFLPEGEGEHLMVYVRKKGCNTQFVAEQLARFVGISPRSVSYAGLKDRQAVTEQWFCLHLPGKEDPDINQFSLAGCEILLAKRQKRKLRIGSLKGNDFELTIRQISDQQAVETRLQQIRTLGVANYFGEQRFGRSGNNLVQAERWAKGEIEVKQRNKRSFYLSAVRSVIFNFIVSERILNNKIRQIMDGDVMQLTGSGSWFVAKSEELPQLQERLQAGAIQITAPLYGEKELGTQSVAKLFEQRCLTHFSVLLPLLQAERTNLIRRAIVVVPQNMYWEWLEKQSLKLSFSLPKGSFATSVIRELINQSTKNIIDIDE
- the ispD gene encoding 2-C-methyl-D-erythritol 4-phosphate cytidylyltransferase is translated as MNKFISNHKMQIAALIPAAGIGSRMKADCAKQYLKVAGKTIIEHSISALLKQTRISQIIVSLNKDDIFFHQLAIAKNPKIKTVTGGCQRADSVLAGLNYLSDNLQLDPCWVLVHDAARPCLHQADLDSIIHFIDSQQSSYGGILAAPVRDTMKRSIQGKIDISHTVERSELWHALTPQFFPLALIKNCLTQALAQKAVITDEASALEYCGYHPQLLEGRVDNLKVTQPEDLMLAEFYLSRVL
- the ftsB gene encoding cell division protein FtsB, which encodes MRKLALILLAVLCWLQYSLWFGKNGVHDYLRVKNEVAALETLNMTFKVRNERLFAEIDDLNEGREAIEERARTELGMIRPGESFYRIVNENSFPKHK